A portion of the Perognathus longimembris pacificus isolate PPM17 chromosome 20, ASM2315922v1, whole genome shotgun sequence genome contains these proteins:
- the Cd37 gene encoding leukocyte antigen CD37 isoform X1 has translation MAAQESCLSLIKYFLFVFNLFFFVLGSLIFCFGIWILIDKTSFVSFVGLSFAPLQIWSKILAVSGILTMGLALLGCVGALKELRCLLGLYFGVLLLLFATQITLGILISTQRIRLERRVQELVLETIQNYRMDQEATAAEESWDYAQFQLRCCGWHAPQDWFGVLRSNETEAPRVPCSCYNSSSTNGSTISHKVFFSQLGLLGRRARPQPSSDLCVVPANEYIYGEGCARSLQKWLHNNLISIVGICLGVGLLELGFMTLSIFLCRNLDHVYDRLTRYR, from the exons ATGGCGGCCCAGGAGAGCTGTCTGAGCCTCATCAAGTACTTCCTGTTCGTGTTCAACCTCTTCTTCTTC GTCCTAGGCAGCTTGATTTTCTGCTTCGGCATTTGGATACTCATCGACAAGACCAGCTTCGTGTCCTTTGTGG GTCTGTCCTTTGCACCCCTGCAGATCTGGTCCAAGATCCTGGCTGTCTCAGGAATCCTCACCATGGGCCTGGCCCTCCTGGGTTGTGTGGGGGCCCTCAAGGAGCTCCGCTGCCTTCTGGGCCTG TATTTTGGGGTGCTGCTGCTCCTGTTTGCCACGCAGATCACTTTGGGGATCCTCATCTCTACTCAGCGGATTCGG CTGGAGCGAAGAGTTCAGGAGCTGGTACTGGAGACCATCCAAAATTACCGCATGGACCAAGAGGCGACAGCGGCTGAGGAGAGCTGGGACTATGCACAGTTTCAG CTGCGCTGCTGCGGCTGGCACGCCCCCCAGGACTGGTTCGGAGTGCTGAGAAGCAACGAGACTGAGGCACCTCGCGTGCCCTGCTCCTGCTACAACTCCTCGTCCACCAACGGCTCCACCATCTCCCACAAGGTCTTCTTCTCCCAGCTCGGCCTGCTGGGCCGGCGGGCTCGGCCCCAGCCCAGCTCGGACCTCTGCGTGGTCCCGGCAAATGAGTACATCTACGGCGAG GGCTGCGCTCGGAGCCTCCAGAAGTGGCTGCATAACAACCTCATCTCCATAGTGGGCATCTGTCTGGGCGTCGGTCTACTCGAG CTCGGCTTCATGACCCTCTCCATATTCCTGTGCAGAAACCTGGACCACGTCTATGACCGGCTCACTCGTTATCGCTAG
- the Cd37 gene encoding leukocyte antigen CD37 isoform X2 produces the protein MAAQESCLSLIKYFLFVFNLFFFVLGSLIFCFGIWILIDKTSFVSFVGLSFAPLQIWSKILAVSGILTMGLALLGCVGALKELRCLLGLYFGVLLLLFATQITLGILISTQRIRLERRVQELVLETIQNYRMDQEATAAEESWDYAQFQLRCCGWHAPQDWFGVLRSNETEAPRVPCSCYNSSSTNGSTISHKVFFSQLGLLGRRARPQPSSDLCVVPANEYIYGEGCARSLQKWLHNNLISIVGICLGVGLLEVSVMVLSL, from the exons ATGGCGGCCCAGGAGAGCTGTCTGAGCCTCATCAAGTACTTCCTGTTCGTGTTCAACCTCTTCTTCTTC GTCCTAGGCAGCTTGATTTTCTGCTTCGGCATTTGGATACTCATCGACAAGACCAGCTTCGTGTCCTTTGTGG GTCTGTCCTTTGCACCCCTGCAGATCTGGTCCAAGATCCTGGCTGTCTCAGGAATCCTCACCATGGGCCTGGCCCTCCTGGGTTGTGTGGGGGCCCTCAAGGAGCTCCGCTGCCTTCTGGGCCTG TATTTTGGGGTGCTGCTGCTCCTGTTTGCCACGCAGATCACTTTGGGGATCCTCATCTCTACTCAGCGGATTCGG CTGGAGCGAAGAGTTCAGGAGCTGGTACTGGAGACCATCCAAAATTACCGCATGGACCAAGAGGCGACAGCGGCTGAGGAGAGCTGGGACTATGCACAGTTTCAG CTGCGCTGCTGCGGCTGGCACGCCCCCCAGGACTGGTTCGGAGTGCTGAGAAGCAACGAGACTGAGGCACCTCGCGTGCCCTGCTCCTGCTACAACTCCTCGTCCACCAACGGCTCCACCATCTCCCACAAGGTCTTCTTCTCCCAGCTCGGCCTGCTGGGCCGGCGGGCTCGGCCCCAGCCCAGCTCGGACCTCTGCGTGGTCCCGGCAAATGAGTACATCTACGGCGAG GGCTGCGCTCGGAGCCTCCAGAAGTGGCTGCATAACAACCTCATCTCCATAGTGGGCATCTGTCTGGGCGTCGGTCTACTCGAG GTGAGTGTGATGGTGCTGAGCCTGTAG
- the Cd37 gene encoding leukocyte antigen CD37 isoform X3 — MGLALLGCVGALKELRCLLGLYFGVLLLLFATQITLGILISTQRIRLERRVQELVLETIQNYRMDQEATAAEESWDYAQFQLRCCGWHAPQDWFGVLRSNETEAPRVPCSCYNSSSTNGSTISHKVFFSQLGLLGRRARPQPSSDLCVVPANEYIYGEGCARSLQKWLHNNLISIVGICLGVGLLELGFMTLSIFLCRNLDHVYDRLTRYR, encoded by the exons ATGGGCCTGGCCCTCCTGGGTTGTGTGGGGGCCCTCAAGGAGCTCCGCTGCCTTCTGGGCCTG TATTTTGGGGTGCTGCTGCTCCTGTTTGCCACGCAGATCACTTTGGGGATCCTCATCTCTACTCAGCGGATTCGG CTGGAGCGAAGAGTTCAGGAGCTGGTACTGGAGACCATCCAAAATTACCGCATGGACCAAGAGGCGACAGCGGCTGAGGAGAGCTGGGACTATGCACAGTTTCAG CTGCGCTGCTGCGGCTGGCACGCCCCCCAGGACTGGTTCGGAGTGCTGAGAAGCAACGAGACTGAGGCACCTCGCGTGCCCTGCTCCTGCTACAACTCCTCGTCCACCAACGGCTCCACCATCTCCCACAAGGTCTTCTTCTCCCAGCTCGGCCTGCTGGGCCGGCGGGCTCGGCCCCAGCCCAGCTCGGACCTCTGCGTGGTCCCGGCAAATGAGTACATCTACGGCGAG GGCTGCGCTCGGAGCCTCCAGAAGTGGCTGCATAACAACCTCATCTCCATAGTGGGCATCTGTCTGGGCGTCGGTCTACTCGAG CTCGGCTTCATGACCCTCTCCATATTCCTGTGCAGAAACCTGGACCACGTCTATGACCGGCTCACTCGTTATCGCTAG